In the genome of Paramormyrops kingsleyae isolate MSU_618 chromosome 5, PKINGS_0.4, whole genome shotgun sequence, the window GTGAAGGGCTGGTTGCCCACCTACAGTGTCCCCTGTCTCATGCTTTATGCTTCCTGCTATTGGCCCTAAGCTCCCCGTTAACCTGTACTGGACAAACAGTTATTGAAAACGGATGGATGGCTATCTTTGATTGCATATATAACTCCTATGGTCTAGTGAGAGATGGATTGGGCAAGCCTTAATAATTACAAAGCACAATTGCAACATGAACTCTGCAACTTTTCACGCAATAATGGCCAGTCTTGATTGGGTACCACAATGTGAAATACCTGAGAAAGAGGTAAAATCCCAACATGGGACAGACATGCACTAATGTATCTCATATGTAATACTAAGTGGAAAAAACAaccaattctttttttttagttgcTCCTTGCCTTGACAGGGTCTTTGGTCAAGCGAGGCCAGGCAACATTCTCCTTTACTTTCCTCAGGAGGACGTGGACAGTGCGGTCATGTCGTGTTTCCCTGGAGTCCTGTTGAGTCAAGACATAATTTAACCTTTCAGGTTGGGATGTTGTGTGGCTCAGCCCGTTAGAACCCTGTActtatgatcagaaggtcaccagttcaaatcccaggtcTAGCAGACTGATGCCACCAATAGGCCACAGGGCaaaacccttaacccccaggtgTCCCTGGGGGCACTGTGCACTGGCTGACCTTCcaccatgaccccccccccccccccccaagtcttCTCTCACCTGTATGTATGCCTCTGTGTTTCATGGGGTACAAGATGGGCCAGCAAAAAGAATATTTCCCCATAAGGACCGATAAAGTACCATTATTCAATTCAGCTGATCACAGTCCAGGAAGTTTGAACAATGGGAGACTACAGttagaaggaaaaaaacacttacGTGAATGTGGACCTGGTCGTAGAAGTGAATCTCATTGTAGATACTTATGTCATCCTCTGTTTTGCAGCTGCCAGGACACAATAGTAAAACCACCTTGCTTCACAGAATGTAAACAGTGCAATTTAATTAATTCACCCTGACATTCACATTATTTATAGTATATTAAATCACTTGATATACAGTACCATTAAATAAAAACTGGgtcatgagaaaaaaaaaacccaccttAAAATCATTTTGTCTTTCTGTATGTCCACCTGGAGGTCTCTGCAGTTTTGCACTATAAAATTTACTGTCACATACTTCTTTCGGTCAAACCACAGCACTCTAGCTGGTTGGCTGTAGAAAATGAGGAGAGTGAAACCACTGTAATCATTACGTCCCAGTGGATCATATGATGTCAACAATCTGAGATATATAAAGGTATTCAAATAACAGCAAATCATATTAACAAGTCTGCTCTCTGCAACTTAGcaacaatttaaaaatactgcaaaaaaacttttattttagtttacCAGTCATCAGGTCTCACAATCTTGGGCATCCTGAAGATATGAAGGAAAACTCCAATTGACAATATCCAAGTTAGATTAAGCTGTTCCAACTAGTCTTCTTGAACTTTATGCTACAAGCGATTTAGTAGTGGCAGGCAGTTCTATCTATGCTCTATTTTTAGAGATGGCCAGTATCAGCTGCTGGGTGACTTTACtctaacccctcccccccctttaTAGAGGTTCTGCAGATCCCAAAAGAAGCCCAGAGCACCTTCTGGAGTTTTCTCTACCAATCAGACTGGAGGCTGTAAGAGTGGAATGTGTAGGACTGCTGCTAATTGGCTGCCTCAGTTAGACCTCCAAGGAGCAAAGGAATGATATTAGGAACAGCTGTAGCGTAAGATTCTTTCAGTGCTAAGCacttaacacacacacacacacacacacacacaaacatatatatatatatatatatatatatatatatagcatttATATTTTGCATTCAGATTTTTGATTACTTGATTATTTTACAGTATATGAAATTCTACCCTTATCTCATGACTTTACTCATAAACATAATTTTTCACATGATATAAGCATGTCATTTTCATAGGAAAGTGCAGACTTTATGTTAAGAACATGCCAAACAACAAAACAAGTTTTTCTTCAAAGGAATTTTCCACACAGCGTTTAGATGTTGGATAGCTGCCAGAAGAGGCAACATTTTAGTTAGAGCAGACAGTTCGAGAAGACACTGGAAAAACTTGATTGAACTTCAGTCTCAAGAACACTATTCATTTTAGTTACTAGGAGGATTTAATTGTGATGGTCCGATTGGATTTTGTGGTTTGCCATGCACGTATATAAAGTTAGGAAtgtcctgtaattataaataaatagtaaaaaaaagtcttaaattttttttcttaacaatGCAGACACATAAGAAGAATCACAAGCTACCAGCCTTGGGAGgaggtgctgtggcttagttggttaatgGAAAAAGCTCCAGTTTCTGAAggcatcattttaaaaagtctaTGTCAGTGTCTTCAAACGTATAATATAGTAAGTGTAATAGTTGGTATGTCACATGGTATTGAGCTTTGTAACAGATGTTTTGACATTGACAGAAGATGCATTATATGTTTTTAAGAAGGTACAGATCTGGCAAATAAACTACTGGTCATGGCTAGACAGAGAATAGAAGGCAGAATGGCCAGTAAGTCTCATACGAACTCCACAACAAGTGGAAGAGGTGCTTCCACTCAGGTAAGGCTGATGAGGTGGCATTTTCATGGACACTAGGGGTGGTGGCACGACAACCACCAAGTGGATGGTGAGAGGGGGCTTAATGGGTACCAGAGGGAGTCCAAAGTACCAAAGTGCTGAGCCAAACTGGAACAAGTGAAACTCCCTGAGGCCCCGGAGTCCAACTAGACTCCTTCTTCTACTTCTCCCTGCAGCAGCACCACTTGTTGCTGAGTACCAATAGTTGGGGCGAACGCTCCTGCGAGAGAGGGAGACGGGAACTCCCGTGACTGTCAAATGGGGCAGGAACGAACATGGTGACTGGACCCCCACAGTAAAGGCGGAGCTGGAGCTCAATCCAACGCTGATGCTCAGCGGAGGGAAGTGGGATGCTGCTGATTTGCATTGGCTCTGGATCAGTTGAGCAAAGAGGTGGAGTTTGTGTGCTGCTTTGGCGTGAGTGAGAGAGTAGTGGCCATCCCTGACGAATGCTGGGTATACTCCTCGAACACGCAGGCTACTCTGCAACAAGCAATTTCAGCTTGGAGTTCCAGATTAAGTGCTCACTAGTAGAGGACCTGTAGGCAGTCCCGGGGCCTCCCCAACCCTGCCACCAGGGCACGAAAATCCAGGGTGAAGCTGGTGGCTGTTTGAGTTCCCTGTCACAGATCACAGATGCAGTCGACTCACCTTCGCCCGATGACAGGGTGACTGGACAATTCACGGAAATACCACCCTGGATCCAATGACCcgaccccaccccacccaaaaaaaaggATGAATCTGTGAGGGGTGTGAAGACAGCACCATAGGAGAGTGTTTCTAAAGTAGTCAGTCACGACACAAAAGTAAGTCGTAGTAGCCTGTGCTGTCCCATAGTTATCTGGCTAGTGTAGAATCTCTGCTCTGAGTACATAGGAAGGAAGTTCCTTCCTATGTAAATATTTTACTGCAGTATTTTTTGTCTTGTTTCCTTTTGCCCAtaagtgtgaatggtgtgagtgtaccctgcgatgggttggggccccaccctgggttgttccctgccttgtgcccatagcctccggAATAGGCCCAgacccccccgtgaccctgaataagataagcggttacagaaaatggatggatggatgcaaggGCATTTCTGGCTCATGAAAAGATTGGGGATTATGTCGTTTGCTTGGGGCTTGTACTTTATTCTGAGACACATAAGTTATTATCAATATGCATATAATGTTCAAGGAAACTGAGGTATTTAGCCATTAACGATTAAATAGCACTACTACAATTTATCATCAGATTATCATTTAATCAAAAGAAGTAATTTCTCACATCACACCTTTAGGATCATGAAGACAAATTCTACGATACATAATTATATTACGACATCCAAAATCCCAGATGATATCCCATTTCACAAGATCTAAATGATCATCCCATCCTGGGACATTCCCTGTCTTGTACCTCTAGCTTTCAGaacaggctctggacccccacgaccctgaact includes:
- the ptges3l gene encoding putative protein PTGES3L isoform X2, whose protein sequence is MPKIVRPDDCQPARVLWFDRKKYVTVNFIVQNCRDLQVDIQKDKMILSCKTEDDISIYNEIHFYDQVHIHDSRETRHDRTVHVLLRKVKENVAWPRLTKDPVKPIWLSVDFDNWRDWEHEEEEGMEEYGHYVDMLKDMSKKTEIPTMDDLDDLDDD
- the ptges3l gene encoding putative protein PTGES3L isoform X1, whose amino-acid sequence is MPKIVRPDDCQPARVLWFDRKKYVTVNFIVQNCRDLQVDIQKDKMILSKVVLLLCPGSCKTEDDISIYNEIHFYDQVHIHDSRETRHDRTVHVLLRKVKENVAWPRLTKDPVKPIWLSVDFDNWRDWEHEEEEGMEEYGHYVDMLKDMSKKTEIPTMDDLDDLDDD